The Pseudomonas sp. SCA2728.1_7 DNA segment ACATTCGGCACCGACAGGAAGGCGCCGGCGAATGACGCCTGCGCACTGTCCTCGCGTCCGCAACTGGAGCGTACGATCCACGGAGCGCTCGGCAGCCGACGCTGGATGTTCTCAACGCAGGCGCGCTGATCCAGTTGCCAGTCCGCCACAGTGAACGCCAGCAACGGCGCAATGTGCGCCGAGGCGAGCCGCCCTTGCAGGCTGGTCAGGGTGCCGGCCTTGGTTGAGAAATGCAGGGCCATCAGCGGTTATCTCAGTTGAGCAACCCAGATGTTGGTCGAGTACGGAATCTGGATCGACGGCGTCTGCAGGCTTTTCAGGTAGTCGTCGATGGCCGCGATCACTTCATGGAAGCTGGCGCCAGCCTGACGCTCCAGCGTGGCGTGCGAGCGCCAGGCTTCGAGGCATTCTTCGATCGACTGCTCGTGAATCACGCGGGCATCCAGATGCACGACCGGGCCGAACAGTTCGCTGGCGTCGATCACGGCAGTCTGGTCTTCGCGACGGGTGCCGTAGCCATAACCGGCCACGCGCTCTTTGATGATCGCTTCGATGCGCGCCTGGATCGGGTCTTCCAGATTGCGGTGGTTCCACATGCAGGCAAACCAGCCGCGCGGCTTGAGAATACGCGCGGTTTCCTTGAGGGCCTGCTGACGATCGCAGACGTTGAAGGAGCTGCCGAAGGTGACCATGTCGAACGCTTGCGTCGACTGGCCGGTAGCTTCACCGGTGCCTTCGTGCCATTTGACGTTCGGCAGTTCGGCGGTGCGCTTGATGCCATTACCGCGCATCGCGTCGTTGGGTTCTACCGCTGTGACATCCAGGCCGCGGGCGGCCAGCATCAGCGTCAAGTGCGCAACACCCGCGCCGACGTCGCAGAACTTGTCGCCTTGCTCGGCACCGGCAATCGACAGCATGGCGTCGATGGCCGCGTCGGCGTAGTCAGGGCGCTTCAAATAGGCATCGGCCAGAGTGGTGTAGTCCCATTCGGTTTTCATAGTCAGTTCCTTCGAAGAATTTTAGGGAGCAAATCATCGGCCAGGTGTTGGCTGGAGCGTTCGCGATCGAACTCAACCAGGCAGTCGGCGGCCAGCGGTTCATCAATGGCCAGGTCGAGCCCGGCAACGTTGTGCAGTTCGCCTGCATCGAAACGGCGATAGATGTCCTTGGGGTCGCGACGACGCAACTCCTCGACGGGCACCTTCAGATAAATCTCGAAATATTTGGGCAGGTGGGCGCGGTTCCACTCGTGAACCTCGCGAAACAGCGAGATCGTGGCGATCACCACGGTTTGTCCCTGTGCAGCGATCATTTTGCACAGACGAGCGTATTGCAGAGCGAGGGCCAGGCGACCTTCGCGGCCATGGTTCTGTGAGTTGGCAGCGGCTGCGCCGAATACTTCGCGCAATTCATCGCCATCGAGCATGACCACCGATCGTCTTTCAGCACGCAGTCTGGCAACCAATTCACCGGCCAGCGTTGATTTGCCCGCTCCTGAAAGGCCCGTAATCCAGATTACCTGTCCACCCGCATCACATTTCATAGTGTTCTGACTTGTGTTCGATTCGAGTGTATCGGCAGGCTGTTTCCTCGCATGAGGTCAGGCCTGCGTTATTTTACTGTTTGTCCCGCTCGTTAATGTCCCCGAAAGAGTCAATCGAGAGCGGGCAATACTTCGACTCGTGCCGGTATTCAATCAGGTCGTGGAACACTTCCTGAGGCAGGGGCAAGTCGCGGTATTGTGCCTGGTAGAACTTGTTGTATATGTAATAGCTATCTTCCGGTTTCAGCAGGCTGAACCCTAGTGCCATGTCTCTGAGCTCATTGCTGCTTCTGGCAATTGGCAACAGGTTGTCCATTTGCTTTAGCCAGGCGTCGACCGTGAGATTGCTCTCTTCGGTAAAGGGCACGTAATAAATCGGCAGCTTGCAGGTGTTGAGCATGAACGAAACGCCACCGGTGGATGCATCGGTGATGACCGTGTCGCATTGTGCGTAGAAAACTGTGCTGCTGGTCCCTGCCTTGTCGATGGTTATCCAGTCATGGGCAGACAGTTGCTCGCACAGATCCTTCACGGTCGGATGGGAAAGTTCGGCCATATACGGACGCAAGATGAAGGTTGCGTGGGGAATTTGCGACTTGACTGCATTGATGACGGTCTGCAGGTTTTCATACAGTGTCGCCCCGTTCGGGCAGATACCCACTTGGGTCGGCAGAAGCCCTACGACATAGTCGTCCGAGGTTTTTTTCGCAGGCGGTGATGATTCAAAGATGCCGGGAATCTTCACCGGCAGCGTAGCGACCGGGCTGGTGATGCGCATGTCCGAACGCAAGGCCAGCCCATCGATCAACATTGTTTTCAGGGCCTTTCTGTCGCGACGGTATGCCTGCAGCCCGGCCGTCATCAAATCAAAGCCCGACCGGGAAGAGGAGATGATCGCATCCCAGTAAGAGGTCAGCTCAGCGTAGTAATACTTGTCTTTGGTCGGCATCCCGACATTGCCGTGGCTGATGAAGATGCCAAAATTTGAATGGTCCAGCAGACGCCCGGCGTAGGCATCATTTGAGATGACAACCTGCGATTTCAGGCTCGCAATGAAGTCATTGCCAACCTGCTTTACCGGGTAATCGAGGACGGCTTCGACTTCCTCCCGGCTTGAGCCGGTGCGATCAGTGTTGAGGACGACACAGTTATATTTTTCTCGAAGCGAGTTGAGCGCCGGGATCAGATACTCGAGATATGTTTTGCCACCGTCCGCCACGTTGCTGAGCAAATAAACTGTTTTCATAATGAAGTTTTGCTTTTTTAGTTGTTTAAATAAGGCCAATGTCAAACGGAGTAATAACGTCGGGCGAGGGCTTTTTTAGTTGTCTGGATTTAAGCTAATGACCAGATACACGCACCCAGGCCAGGTTTGGCCTGGGTTATGAATACGCTGGTTGATCGAGCGGCTTTGCCCGGTGAACAGTAGAAATCTTGTCCATGATATCCCGCCTCCATTTCCACGCTGAAAAATGCTCGATGTCTTGACGATAGACGGATAAGTCGTAAAAAAGAGCGCTGTCGTTATATCACATGTCGGTCAATGGCCATCAGCGCTCGATGGTTATTTTCGGGGCAGTCCGTTGCGAGGAGCGTTGTCATTTTCATTGTGTTGCCGGGCGATACTGCAAAGCCTCCGCCAAGTGTTCGCGCGTGATGTCCTTTTCCTGGCTCAGATCGGCCAATGTCCTGGCGACCTTGAGCAACCTGTGCGCTGAGCGCAGTGACAGGGTCAGCCGTTCACAGGCTGACTCCAGCCAGGTCTCATCGGCTGTGGATAACTTGCAGTGACGACGCAGGCCTGGCAGATCAAGAAACGCATTGGCACATCCCTGGCGTTTCTGTTGTCGCTCGCGAGCCTCGGCTACCAACGCGGCCGCACTGGCGCTGTCTTCTCCTGGCTTTACCGCAGGGTTCAGCGCTGTCGCCTCCCGCGCTACCGTCAAGTGCAAATCGATTCGGTCCAGTAGCGGCCCTGACAACTTGTTGCGATAGCGTTGGACCATGTCCGGCGTGCACGAACACTTGCCACTGGGTTCGCCAAGATATCCACAGGGGCACGGGTTCATCGCGGCCACCAACTGAAAGCGCGCGGGAAAACGCACGCGATCCTTGGCCCGGGCGATGACGATATGCCCGGACTCCAAAGGCTCGCGCAGGACCTCCAGGACCTTGCGATCAAACTCCGGCAGTTCGTCGAGAAACAACACACCATGATGGGCCAGGGTGATTTCGCCGGGTTGCGGTTTTGAGCTGCCACCGACCAGTGCCGGCCCGGATGCCGAATGGTGCGGTTGCCGGAAGGGACGCTGCGGCCAATGGGTCAGTGGCGCGCCACTGGCAACTGACTGAATCGCCGCGACCTCCAGCGCTTCACTTTCGGTCAGCGGCGGAAGCAGGCCCGGCAATCGGCTGGCCAACAATGTTTTACCGGTTCCCGGAGGCCCGCTGAACAACAGGTTATGCGCCCCCGCAGCAGCAATCAGCAACGCCCGTTTCGCCGCCAGTTGGCCCTGCACTTCATTCAAGTCCGGATAGGGCTTGCTGGCATGCATCAACCCGTCAGATACATAGGGCTCAACCGGCGTATGCCCATTGAAATGCGCCACCGCCTCCAGCAAATGATCTACCGCAAACACCTTCAACCCCGAGGCCAGACACGCCTCCTCGGCATTCGCGCGCGGCACCACCAGCGCACGCCCCGCCTTGCGCGCCGCCAACGCTGCCGGCAACACCCCGCGCACCGCCCTTACTGCGCCGGACAACGCCAACTCACCCAGACATTCCACATCATCCAGCGTCAGACACGGCACCTGCACACTCGCCGACAGAATCCCCAAGGCAATTGCCAGATCAAACCGCCCACCATCCTTGGGCAGATCCGCCGGTGCCAGATTCAAGGTGATCCGCCGCGCCGGAAACTGCAGCCCGGAATTGATGATCGCGCTGCGCACCCGATCCTTGCTCTCCTTCACCGCCGCCTCGGGCAGACCGACCATGGTCAGCGACGGCAGACCATTGGCCAGATGAACTTCGACGGTGACAGCGGGGGCTTCCACGCCAATCTGGGCGCGACTGTGGACGATGGAGAGAGACATGGTCGTTCCTTGAGCTGAATCGGGGGCCGCTTCCTGCGGGTTTTTGAAGGGTAGTTGAGCCGGGTTTCAGTGCTGAAATAGAGGTTTACAAGACGTATCAAGACCCGATGGGCTGTCACTGCTTGCCTGAATTGGAGCGTTGACTCTCGCCCGGCATTGACGGATCCTCCCGCTCGAGGACTGCAACTGCGCATTCGTCGGGACTGGGCACCAGTAAAAGCTCCCCCGCATTTTTGGCAGCAGAGAAAGCTGGTTTCTCTGAAGTAGTGACGACGGGCCAGCTCGTCGGATTCTGAACCCATGGTTGCAAAGCCAGGAGCTAAAGAATCGCTGCGACTACTCCTCCAAACACAAAAAAGGCGTCCTATGGACGCCTTTTTATTTTTGACTCAGGATCTTTTACCGGCCAGCGGGCCGCTTGGCTCAAGCTCTGGCCCACACGTAACAGCAACTTCAATAAATCGCCGTTGGTTGGCTGACATATCCCCAGCCAACCGGAGTGCTTCGAGATGTAGTTCAACAATCTGAAGAAGCTTTGCCTTTCGCTTTTTTGGGCTCATACGCACCTCGTGCGATTGGGTTGTTGATTTCGATGTTATTGACCGTTCACAGAAATGACAAGCCGGTTGGTGTGGTCGAATTCGAACCCCAGTTTCCGGTAGTAAAAAACAACATTCGGATCAGGATCCTGAATCTCGATTTCTTTGCATCCTAGCGCTCGCGCATAGTGATCTGCGACAAGCAGAGCAATTGGCGCGATCCTGCCGCGAAGCGGGTGCGCCCTATCCGGATGCCCTTCCAACAGAACAATCTTTAAGCAGATAGAGCTTGCGCGCGGGGTCGCATAGCACATGCCGCAAAGAGTCTGTTTGTACCATATCGCCAAATCCAGACCTTTCGCATCTTTACTTTTCCAGTCTGCAACGTCATCCCAAGGGAAAACTGTTGGCCCCTCCCAGAGAAAGTATTGCTTTATCGCTGCTGGGGTAATTGGCTCAAACTTGACCGCTGCTGCATCAATATTTGGGATTCTCGGGGCAATGTCCTTGAGAAAGAATTTGTAGGCGATCTTTCGCGAGTTTGATCTGAATGTCTGGTTACGAAGATCCGTTGCTTTGCCTTTTCTTCTCATTGTTTTCATCTGTTTGGATCTGGTCGCAGAAGATAGCCAGCAGAGAGGGGGCAGCGAAATCAGACGTGGCGGACGCGTTTTGTAGGACGTTACTTCTGTGAGTGGAGGATTTCGGAGTAGGAGGGGTGGAGATAACGAAGACACAAAAAAGGTCATTTCAGTGGTATCGCTGAAATGACCTTTGGTGAGGTTGCAGCGCAAAAATTCAGATCAATTGCAGAGCCTTTCTCCACCATGAGTTCACAACCGTGCGGTTTGCCTGTTCTCGCTCCGTCACCATGTGTGGCACATCTTGCAACCGTATCCACGGCTGATTATTCCAATGCAACAAACTCAACGTCATGTCCGGCCAGTTGAGCAAGCTGAGGTGTGGGCGTTCGCTTGTGCTGGGGTGTTGGGCGTCGCGCAGGGTGGGGATGACCTGGTGGGTGAGCCATTCGCGCAGGGCTCGGTATTCGGGGCAGTAGTGGTAGACGAGGAGGGCGTAGATGCCGGATTCGCTGATCAGCAGGGTGTTTTCGATCTGGTTGTGGATCAAGGTTTTGTGGGTTTGGTATTGGTCGGGGTCGAGTTTTCGCAGCATGCGTTCGTTGAGGTAGATGTGTAGCAGGCGACTCAGGTCTCGGGCGCAGAACCAGGGTTGGTTCTGGATGAGGAGGGCGTGGAGGGGGAGTTTGTGGCGGGTGAAGATGTGCGGGGTCAGATAAGTCTCTTCTTGATTCATTGTGCAGTTCCTCTTGCTTAAGGGGCTGCCCTCAATCGTCGCCAAACGATTGGGTGGCAGTTGTACGCGGGTTGGCGAACCGGAGCAAAAGGAACCCGGCAGACCCGAAGGTCTCCCACGCACAACCGCCATGAAACGATGTGGCGGTAAATGTAGCCGCCATCATGGTTGTCGTGCGCCTTAAGCTGTTCGGGTCGCCAAACCCGGTGCTGAACATTCAGCATCGGATGAGCTTAGAAACCTGGGCTTTTCGGCGCAATCGGACGGCGGTGGTGCAAGTTGTAGGAAGTTGCCGAGAAGATTGAAGGGGTGGAGATCAAAAGATCGCAGCCTTCGGCAGCTCTTACAGGGGGAGCGGATTATTCAGCGGGCGGCGTCAGCTTGGCTTCCATCTCGGCAACCTTGGCTTCGAGACTCTCAAGTCGGGCACGAGTGCGCGCCAACACAACCATCTGGCTATCAAATTCTTCACGGCTGACCAGGTCGAGTTTGCTGAACGCACTCTGCAGCAGCATCTTGAACTGGCTTTCGATTTCGGCTTTCGGCAGCGGGGTGTCGCCGCTGAACAGGCGGGAGGCGGTGCCGCTCAGGGCGTCGAGGAAGTCTTTGGGCGCGAGCATGGTGGATGTCCTGGAAACAATGGCCGGCAGTGTATCACGCAGTGTCTATAGTCAATCTCGTGGTCAGGGATGCACGCTTTTCGCGCAGGCGGACGGATGGCGACGCACCGTTGTTGTGCGTATCCGGATGGCGTTTTGCACGGGATGGCTTGCGGCAGCGGCCAAGGGATTGAAATCAGGGGATTTTGGCGAGATGGCAAGGTTTCTGCTTAGTCACCTTCGACCCATGCACTGATGCAGTCGCTGTGACGAATGCAGTGCGGCAGACGGAGCGGGGAGTTTCGTCGGCAGCGGTTAGCTGGCGTCAGTCGGGCAGGTACGGCCGACGATGCGTTACAAAGCCAGGCACTGCGCTTAGACTTGAGTCGGGTTTGTTTTCCTGGGGCAAGTCCACCAATTCGGGAGAGAGTTTTCATGAAGCTAGTCACTGCCATCATCAAGCCGTTCAAGTTGGACGACGTGCGCGAGTCGCTGTCCGAAATCGGCGTGCAGGGCATTACCGTTACTGAAGTCAAAGGCTTCGGCCGGCAGAAGGGTCACACCGAGCTGTATCGCGGCGCGGAATATGTGGTCGATTTTCTGCCCAAGGTGAAAATCGACGTGGCCATCGACGACAAGGATCTGGATCGGGTGATCGAGGCGATCACCAAAGCGGCCAACACCGGCAAGATCGGTGACGGCAAGATCTTCGTGGTCAATCTGGAACAGGCGATCCGCATCCGTACCGGCGAAACCGATACCGACGCGATTTAACCGCCGCCACAAACCCCAACGCCCCAGGAGAAAACAATATGACTCTGCGTAAATTCGCAGGGCTAGGAGCCCTGTTGTCTATCGTAATGCCCGGCCTTGCTATGGCGGCAGACGAAGTGGCGGCCCCGGTCCTCAATTCCGGCGACACCGCCTGGATGCTCACCTCGACAGCCCTCGTGCTGTTCATGACCATCCCCGGCCTGGCGCTGTTCTACGGCGGCATGGTTCGCTCGAAAAACATTCTTTCCGTGATGATGCAGTGCTTCGCCATTACCGGTCTGATCAGCATCCTGTGGGTCATTTATGGCTACAGCATTGCGTTCGACACCACCGGCATGGAGCAGGGCGTCGTCAACTTCAACTCGTTCTTCGGCGGCATGGGCAAGGCGTTCCTCGCCGGTGTCACGCCTTCGAGCCTGACCGGCCCAGCGGCGCTGTTCCCTGAGGCGGTGTTCATCACCTTCCAGATGACCTTCGCGATCATCACCCCGGCGCTGATCGTCGGTGCGTTCGCCGAGCGGATGAAGTTCTCCGCGATGCTGATCTTCATGGGCGTCTGGTTCACCCTGGTTTATGCACCGATCGCGCACATGGTCTGGTCCGGCAACGGCGGCCTGATGTGGGACTGGGGCGTGCTCGACTTTGCGGGCGGCACCGTGGTGCACATCAACGCCGGTGTGGCCGGTCTGATTGCCTGCCTGGTATTGGGCAAGCGCAAAGGCTTCCCGACCACTCCGATGGCGCCGCACAACCTCGGTTACACCCTGATGGGCGCGGCGATGCTGTGGGTCGGCTGGTTCGGCTTCAACGCCGGTTCCGCTGCGGCGGCCAACGGTACCGCCGGCATGGCGATGCTGGTCACTCAGATCGCTACCGCCGCCGCCGCGCTGGGCTGGATGTTTGCCGAGTGGGTCACCCACGGCAAGCCAAGCGCGCTGGGCATCGCCTCGGGTGTGGTGGCCGGTCTGGTCGCGATCACTCCGGCTGCCGGCACCGTGGGCCCGATGGGCGCACTGGTCATCGGTCTGGCTGCAGGTGTGGTGTGCTTCTTCTGCGCCACCACGCTGAAACGCAAACTGGGTTATGACGATTCCCTGGATGCCTTCGGCGTGCACGGTATCGGCGGTATCCTCGGCGCGATCCTCACCGGTGTGTTCGCAGCTCCTGCTCTGGGTGGCTTCGGCACCGTCACCGATATCGGTGCGCAAGTGTGGATTCAGGTCAAAGGCGTGGGCTTCACGGTGATCTACACCGCGATCGTCACCTTTATCATCCTCAAGGTCCTCGACGCCGTCATGGGTCTGCGTGTGACCGAGGAAGAAGAGTCGGTCGGCCTCGATCTGGCACAACACAACGAACGCGGCTACAACCTGTAAGTACGCGCATTAAAAACTTGCCCGGTTCGCCGGGCATTTTTTTGTCTGGAATTTGTCGCAGAGAGAACAGCTGAAAGGATTTTTCGTACGGCTTTGGTCGTGTTTACGACGAGCGTTTTTCTGCGGCCAATGGCTTACATCATTGCAGGAATATTAGGGCCTTTGTTTTTTCCCAGAGCGCGCTAGAATGCGCCCCGAACGTGCGGAGAACTGTATGTGGCAACAGACTCTGATAACCCTGCGGGCACGGCCCCGGGGCTTTCATCTGGTAACGGACGAGTTACTCGCTGGCCTGCCTGAACTCAGGGAGTGCCGGGTCGGTCTGTTGCATTTGTGGCTGCAGCATACCTCGGCGTCGTTGACCATCAACGAGAACGCCGATCCGGCGGTACGTCGCGACTTCGAACGATTTTTCAATCGTCTGATCCCACAAGGAGCAGACGGCTATGAGCATAACGACGAAGGCCTGGACGACCTCCCGGCGCACTTCAAGGCCAGCGTGCTTGGCTGCCAGATCAGTCTGCCGGTTTCGGCAGGTCGTCTGGCACTGGGGACTTGGCAAGGCGTTTATCTGGGCGAGCACCGTGATCATGGCGGTGCCCGAAAAGTCCTCGCCACCTTGCACGGTGAAGGGGCATAAACCGTTGGTCACCAATGGTTACTGATTTTTTAACGGCGACTTTCGACAGTTGCCAAAGCTGGTCTATAACTAATCTGCTTTTCGCAAGTCATGAGGTAGAACATGAGCGACGATGATCTGGAAAACGACGACCTCGAAGTAGGCGACGAAGACGAGGCCGAGGAAGGCTTGGAAGCAGCAGCGGAAGACGTTGCTGACGACGATGGTGGCGACGATACGCCGGCCCCGGCTGCCAAAGGCAAAGCCAAGGCTGCGGTGTCGGTAGATGAGTTGCCGAGCATTGAAGCCAAGAACAAGGAACGCGACGCCCTGGCCAAGGCCATGGAAGAGTTCCTGTCGCGCGGCGGCAAGGTTCAGGAAGTGGAGGCCAATGTGGTCGCCGATCCTCCGAAGAAGCCAGACAACAAGTACGGTAGCCGCCCTATCTGAGGCGTGCCGCTTGCTTGCTGAAAAAGCCCGCCGTCGCTGCGGGCTTTTTCATGCCCGGTATCCGGACGCGCAATGATCCCCCTGTAGGAGTGAGCCTGCTCGCGATAGCGGTGTGTCAGTCAACATAGATGTATCTGACATTCCGCTATCGCGAGCAGGCTCACTCCTACAGGGGAACTGTGTCAGTTCGAGGTGGCATTCCAGCGTGCGAGTACGGCTGGCAGATCCGTGAGGCTACGGATTTCAGCATCCGGCAAACGATCCGCTTCCCAGACCTTACCCGCCGGGTTGAACCAGATCGCCCGCAACCCGGCCTGCTGCGCGCCGGCAATGTCATCACCCGGATGATCGCCGATATGTACGGCGGTTTCGGCCGTGGCGCCGCCGCGCTGCAACGCCTCGTGGAACAGGCGCGCATCCGGTTTGGCGATGCCGATATCTTCGGCGCACAACGCAAACTTGAAGTAGTCCGCCAGACCCAGCCGACGCACATCGGCATTGCCATTGGTGACCACGCCAAGCGCATAGTGATTGGCGAGAATCTCCAGCACCGGTTCGACTTCAGGGAACACTTCGATCTGATGCCGCGCATGCAGGAACACTTCAAATCCCTTGTCGGCCAAGTCGGATGCTTCGCCATGGGCGTACCCGGCGTCTTCCATTGCATGAAACAACACCCGCCGACGCAGCGCGCTGATCCGATGCTTGAGGCCCGGCTCGTTAGCCAGTACACGCTCACGAATCGCCCACAAATGCTCCACTGGCACGGCGCCCAGGTTCGGCGCATGTTCGCTCAGCCATTCGCGCAATACCGCTTCGGCGCTGACGATCACCGGGGCGGTGTCCCACAGGGTGTCGTCGAGGTCGAAGGTGATCAACTGGATGCTCATGAATCATCGCCTTTCATGCGTTTGGCCCGTGGGTGGGCACTGTCGTAGACCGCCGCCAGGTGCTGGAAGTCCAGGTGGGTGTAGATCTGCGTGGTCTTGATGTCGGAGTGGCCGAGCAATTCCTGCACCGCGCGCAGATCCTGCGAGGATTCCAGCAAGTGGCTGGCGAAGGAGTGCCGCAACATGTGCGGGTGCAGGTTCTGCCCCAGCTCGCGCTCGCCGGCCAGTTTGACCCGTACCTGAATCGCTCTCGGGCCGAGGCGCCGACCTTGCTGGCTGACGAACACGGCATCGTCCGCCGGGTGGGTCATGGCCCGCAGTGGCAGCCATTGTTCAATCGCTTCGCGGGCCTTTTTACCTACCGGCAACAGACGGGTTTTGCTGCCCTTGCCGAGCACCTGAACCATGCCATCGGCGAGATCGAGTTGATCGAGATTAAGCCCGGTCAGCTCGGAAAGGCGCAAGCCTGAAGAATAGAAAAGCTCAAGAATTGCCTGATCACGCCGCGCGAGAAAATCGTCCTCGACCGCACCTTCAAGCAGTTGCAGCGCACGATCGGTGTCGAGGGTTTTCGGCAGGCGACGTTCGCCTTTCGGCGGCGCCAGACCGGTCGCCGGATCATGGTCACAAAGGCCTTCGCGATTCAGATAGTGGTAGAGCCCACGAACCGCCGACAGCAGCCGGGCGAGGCTGCGCGAGGATTGACCTTGCGCATGCAAACGGGCGATCAGGCTGCGCAGGCGCTGAATATCCAGCGCGGCCCAGCTGCCGATGTTCTGTTTGACGCACCAGCCGAGGACTTTGTCGAGGTCGCGGCGGTAGGCCGACAGCGTGTGCGGCGACACCTGTCGCTCACTGCGCAGGTGTTCGCAGTAAGCGTCCAGTTGCCGTTCCATGTTCAGCGTACCGAGCGCAGGGAGCTGTTGACCCGTGGCAGCACGCGGCCCATGACTTCGGCGATGTAGCTGAGGAATAGCGTGCCGACC contains these protein-coding regions:
- a CDS encoding N-acetyltransferase, producing MKTMRRKGKATDLRNQTFRSNSRKIAYKFFLKDIAPRIPNIDAAAVKFEPITPAAIKQYFLWEGPTVFPWDDVADWKSKDAKGLDLAIWYKQTLCGMCYATPRASSICLKIVLLEGHPDRAHPLRGRIAPIALLVADHYARALGCKEIEIQDPDPNVVFYYRKLGFEFDHTNRLVISVNGQ
- the sutA gene encoding transcriptional regulator SutA; amino-acid sequence: MSDDDLENDDLEVGDEDEAEEGLEAAAEDVADDDGGDDTPAPAAKGKAKAAVSVDELPSIEAKNKERDALAKAMEEFLSRGGKVQEVEANVVADPPKKPDNKYGSRPI
- a CDS encoding accessory factor UbiK family protein; amino-acid sequence: MLAPKDFLDALSGTASRLFSGDTPLPKAEIESQFKMLLQSAFSKLDLVSREEFDSQMVVLARTRARLESLEAKVAEMEAKLTPPAE
- a CDS encoding methyltransferase domain-containing protein; this translates as MKTEWDYTTLADAYLKRPDYADAAIDAMLSIAGAEQGDKFCDVGAGVAHLTLMLAARGLDVTAVEPNDAMRGNGIKRTAELPNVKWHEGTGEATGQSTQAFDMVTFGSSFNVCDRQQALKETARILKPRGWFACMWNHRNLEDPIQARIEAIIKERVAGYGYGTRREDQTAVIDASELFGPVVHLDARVIHEQSIEECLEAWRSHATLERQAGASFHEVIAAIDDYLKSLQTPSIQIPYSTNIWVAQLR
- a CDS encoding YifB family Mg chelatase-like AAA ATPase, with translation MSLSIVHSRAQIGVEAPAVTVEVHLANGLPSLTMVGLPEAAVKESKDRVRSAIINSGLQFPARRITLNLAPADLPKDGGRFDLAIALGILSASVQVPCLTLDDVECLGELALSGAVRAVRGVLPAALAARKAGRALVVPRANAEEACLASGLKVFAVDHLLEAVAHFNGHTPVEPYVSDGLMHASKPYPDLNEVQGQLAAKRALLIAAAGAHNLLFSGPPGTGKTLLASRLPGLLPPLTESEALEVAAIQSVASGAPLTHWPQRPFRQPHHSASGPALVGGSSKPQPGEITLAHHGVLFLDELPEFDRKVLEVLREPLESGHIVIARAKDRVRFPARFQLVAAMNPCPCGYLGEPSGKCSCTPDMVQRYRNKLSGPLLDRIDLHLTVAREATALNPAVKPGEDSASAAALVAEARERQQKRQGCANAFLDLPGLRRHCKLSTADETWLESACERLTLSLRSAHRLLKVARTLADLSQEKDITREHLAEALQYRPATQ
- a CDS encoding secondary thiamine-phosphate synthase enzyme YjbQ; translation: MWQQTLITLRARPRGFHLVTDELLAGLPELRECRVGLLHLWLQHTSASLTINENADPAVRRDFERFFNRLIPQGADGYEHNDEGLDDLPAHFKASVLGCQISLPVSAGRLALGTWQGVYLGEHRDHGGARKVLATLHGEGA
- the glnK gene encoding P-II family nitrogen regulator translates to MKLVTAIIKPFKLDDVRESLSEIGVQGITVTEVKGFGRQKGHTELYRGAEYVVDFLPKVKIDVAIDDKDLDRVIEAITKAANTGKIGDGKIFVVNLEQAIRIRTGETDTDAI
- a CDS encoding HAD-IA family hydrolase; the encoded protein is MSIQLITFDLDDTLWDTAPVIVSAEAVLREWLSEHAPNLGAVPVEHLWAIRERVLANEPGLKHRISALRRRVLFHAMEDAGYAHGEASDLADKGFEVFLHARHQIEVFPEVEPVLEILANHYALGVVTNGNADVRRLGLADYFKFALCAEDIGIAKPDARLFHEALQRGGATAETAVHIGDHPGDDIAGAQQAGLRAIWFNPAGKVWEADRLPDAEIRSLTDLPAVLARWNATSN
- a CDS encoding ammonium transporter, encoding MTLRKFAGLGALLSIVMPGLAMAADEVAAPVLNSGDTAWMLTSTALVLFMTIPGLALFYGGMVRSKNILSVMMQCFAITGLISILWVIYGYSIAFDTTGMEQGVVNFNSFFGGMGKAFLAGVTPSSLTGPAALFPEAVFITFQMTFAIITPALIVGAFAERMKFSAMLIFMGVWFTLVYAPIAHMVWSGNGGLMWDWGVLDFAGGTVVHINAGVAGLIACLVLGKRKGFPTTPMAPHNLGYTLMGAAMLWVGWFGFNAGSAAAANGTAGMAMLVTQIATAAAALGWMFAEWVTHGKPSALGIASGVVAGLVAITPAAGTVGPMGALVIGLAAGVVCFFCATTLKRKLGYDDSLDAFGVHGIGGILGAILTGVFAAPALGGFGTVTDIGAQVWIQVKGVGFTVIYTAIVTFIILKVLDAVMGLRVTEEEESVGLDLAQHNERGYNL
- a CDS encoding adenylyl-sulfate kinase, with the translated sequence MKCDAGGQVIWITGLSGAGKSTLAGELVARLRAERRSVVMLDGDELREVFGAAAANSQNHGREGRLALALQYARLCKMIAAQGQTVVIATISLFREVHEWNRAHLPKYFEIYLKVPVEELRRRDPKDIYRRFDAGELHNVAGLDLAIDEPLAADCLVEFDRERSSQHLADDLLPKILRRN
- a CDS encoding Bro-N domain-containing protein, encoding MNQEETYLTPHIFTRHKLPLHALLIQNQPWFCARDLSRLLHIYLNERMLRKLDPDQYQTHKTLIHNQIENTLLISESGIYALLVYHYCPEYRALREWLTHQVIPTLRDAQHPSTSERPHLSLLNWPDMTLSLLHWNNQPWIRLQDVPHMVTEREQANRTVVNSWWRKALQLI
- the xerC gene encoding tyrosine recombinase XerC, with the protein product MERQLDAYCEHLRSERQVSPHTLSAYRRDLDKVLGWCVKQNIGSWAALDIQRLRSLIARLHAQGQSSRSLARLLSAVRGLYHYLNREGLCDHDPATGLAPPKGERRLPKTLDTDRALQLLEGAVEDDFLARRDQAILELFYSSGLRLSELTGLNLDQLDLADGMVQVLGKGSKTRLLPVGKKAREAIEQWLPLRAMTHPADDAVFVSQQGRRLGPRAIQVRVKLAGERELGQNLHPHMLRHSFASHLLESSQDLRAVQELLGHSDIKTTQIYTHLDFQHLAAVYDSAHPRAKRMKGDDS